In Nitrospira sp., one genomic interval encodes:
- a CDS encoding 4Fe-4S dicluster domain-containing protein, which translates to MAGDPKYGRRDFLKDSVVSVVKAAREFSIHRDAPREAPAAPVRTDWLRPPGAAEEALFLERCTRCGDCIKACPPGALVAEVQGGTPVIFSNQVACELCEDFPCIGACATDALLPVADRGEVRMGVAVVSHRACTAGQGCHACVSKCPLEALEMDFDALRLVVMSERCVGCGLCEQVCKTVNDRLAIKVTPARQLAAGSMGW; encoded by the coding sequence ATGGCTGGCGATCCCAAATACGGACGTCGGGACTTCTTGAAGGATTCCGTAGTATCGGTCGTCAAGGCCGCCCGTGAGTTCTCTATCCACAGAGACGCGCCTCGCGAAGCGCCAGCCGCTCCGGTACGAACGGATTGGCTGCGCCCGCCCGGCGCGGCGGAGGAGGCCCTGTTTTTAGAACGGTGCACCCGATGCGGCGATTGCATCAAGGCCTGTCCGCCGGGAGCTCTCGTCGCGGAAGTCCAGGGCGGCACCCCCGTGATTTTCTCCAACCAGGTGGCTTGCGAATTGTGTGAGGATTTCCCCTGCATCGGAGCGTGCGCCACCGATGCCCTGCTGCCCGTCGCAGACCGTGGCGAGGTGCGAATGGGGGTGGCGGTGGTTTCGCATCGAGCCTGCACGGCCGGGCAGGGGTGCCACGCGTGCGTGTCCAAATGTCCGCTTGAGGCATTGGAAATGGACTTTGATGCGTTGCGGTTGGTCGTGATGTCGGAGCGTTGTGTCGGATGCGGCCTGTGCGAGCAAGTCTGCAAGACGGTTAATGATCGCCTGGCCATCAAGGTGACGCCGGCGCGACAGCTAGCCGCCGGGTCGATGGGGTGGTGA
- a CDS encoding radical SAM protein, whose protein sequence is MKVSLLFPPTWHPSQPYLSLPSLTGFLAQAGVTNVSQRDLGIELLDRVLTQQFAHGLYQQLVNKQRSLERERTGETGPGSAEQLARVIESLDRFPYLFDRIELSKETLRGEGFYDIEAYRNSLFLIDKWLEVISSLYFPTRLTVVDNQFGDYSLYSSKDLIKVIRDEAQNPYISLFREHFLPSILTDQPDLVGVSITATSQIIPGLTLCRLLKERAPDLHITIGGSIFTRLVDNLRRCPWLFDITDDFVVFEGETALLELVNQMDGKRDFSKVPNLIYRQNGKITVNQPFYSENINQLTAPNYDGFPLDLYLSPEPVLPVQFSRGCYYKDCAFCALTLDHQNFRQRDPGKTVDDLEWLKSRYGAQFFFFTDECFALSPTKRLCQQMIDRQLNVKWTCELRFEKNLSRELLTQMRDAGCLKIVFGLESFNQRVMDFMKKGIKQESVRRIVDDCVDLGIAVHCYVIVGFPTETQDEALETMNFVVDNKRLHDSYGFSCQPCLFDLEKEAPIMNDPGSYGIRRIMRPATEDLSLGFFYEVQGGMSPAQAEQLYQHVYEKISEVVCELPFNYSMADGLLYIARAKSQALEVPQPAGS, encoded by the coding sequence ATGAAAGTTTCACTGCTTTTCCCCCCGACCTGGCATCCTTCCCAACCCTATCTTAGCCTCCCCTCCCTCACTGGATTTCTTGCTCAAGCCGGCGTGACGAATGTCTCGCAACGCGATCTGGGCATCGAGTTGCTAGATAGGGTGCTCACGCAGCAGTTTGCGCATGGCCTCTATCAGCAATTGGTGAATAAGCAGCGGAGTTTGGAGCGTGAACGAACCGGTGAGACGGGGCCCGGCAGTGCCGAGCAATTGGCGCGAGTCATTGAATCACTCGATCGCTTTCCCTACCTGTTCGATCGAATCGAGCTGTCGAAAGAAACACTCCGTGGCGAAGGTTTCTACGATATCGAAGCCTATCGAAACAGTCTCTTTCTGATCGATAAGTGGCTGGAGGTGATCTCCTCGCTCTATTTTCCAACCCGGCTTACCGTCGTCGACAACCAATTCGGCGACTATTCCCTCTATTCGTCGAAGGATCTCATCAAGGTCATTCGCGATGAGGCGCAGAATCCCTACATCAGTCTGTTTCGGGAACACTTCCTCCCCTCGATTCTCACGGATCAACCGGACTTGGTCGGCGTCTCAATTACGGCTACCTCCCAAATTATCCCCGGCCTCACGCTGTGTCGGCTGCTCAAGGAGCGCGCGCCCGATCTGCACATTACCATTGGGGGAAGCATTTTTACTCGCCTGGTCGACAATCTCCGACGTTGTCCATGGCTCTTCGACATCACGGACGATTTTGTGGTGTTCGAAGGCGAGACTGCGCTCTTGGAATTGGTCAATCAGATGGATGGGAAGCGGGACTTCAGCAAAGTGCCGAATCTCATCTATCGCCAGAATGGAAAAATTACGGTCAACCAGCCGTTTTACTCCGAGAATATCAATCAACTTACCGCGCCTAACTACGACGGATTTCCGCTCGATCTCTACCTCTCGCCTGAGCCGGTGCTTCCGGTGCAATTCTCCCGGGGGTGCTACTACAAGGACTGCGCATTTTGCGCCTTGACGTTGGATCACCAGAATTTTCGCCAACGGGATCCGGGAAAGACGGTTGATGATCTGGAATGGCTCAAGTCGCGGTATGGGGCGCAATTCTTCTTCTTTACGGACGAATGTTTTGCCCTCTCCCCGACCAAACGGTTATGCCAGCAGATGATCGATCGTCAGCTCAACGTCAAATGGACGTGTGAATTACGCTTCGAGAAAAACTTGAGTCGTGAACTGCTGACTCAAATGCGTGATGCCGGCTGCTTGAAGATCGTGTTCGGCTTGGAGTCCTTCAATCAGCGGGTCATGGACTTCATGAAGAAGGGCATCAAGCAGGAATCCGTCCGGCGCATTGTCGACGACTGTGTGGATCTAGGGATCGCCGTGCATTGTTACGTCATCGTGGGGTTCCCAACAGAGACACAGGATGAGGCGTTGGAAACAATGAATTTTGTCGTGGACAACAAACGACTCCATGATTCCTATGGCTTCTCTTGCCAGCCGTGCCTTTTCGACCTGGAAAAAGAGGCGCCAATTATGAATGATCCGGGCAGTTACGGCATCAGGCGGATCATGCGTCCCGCGACCGAAGATCTGAGCCTCGGCTTTTTCTATGAAGTGCAGGGCGGGATGAGCCCGGCTCAGGCTGAGCAGCTCTATCAGCACGTTTACGAGAAGATCAGCGAGGTCGTCTGTGAATTGCCGTTCAATTACTCGATGGCCGATGGTTTGTTGTATATCGCCCGCGCCAAGTCACAGGCCCTGGAGGTTCCGCAGCCGGCCGGGTCTTAG
- a CDS encoding sigma-54-dependent Fis family transcriptional regulator has translation MKGLSVLIVDDEPLMRLSMVDALEEVGCEVTAAATGTEGMTLLGTRQFDVVITDLRLPGADGLAILKTCKERSPGTEVILITAHASVDTAVGAIKLGAYDYITKPFHMDELLVIVERVGKVVGLRRENLQLKEELADRFSFGGILGAHPHMRALLEKIKVVASTESPVLLIGEPGTGKELVAHAIHLHSPRRDQPLLKVSCGDLPEPLLEAELFGHEKGASPSTPRRRRGRLELAHRGTLLLKHIEALPLRLQAKLVRVLQEKRFERVGGREPVEVDVRILGAVPQELTEAVADGRFRADLHAVLGAVQFVMPPLRERREDVLIIAEQVMQAQSAKLGKALGGIAPSSRDLLLRYSFPGNVGELQRMIERAVGLSREEEALQPWDLCGFQSCPYLGGAPQADCGFCAEGLAVEMRKTVAQAPATLASARDEFERDYILGVLKQVGGSRTSAAAVLGLSRKALWDKCKRYGIPSAKGEAEEPED, from the coding sequence GTGAAGGGGCTCAGTGTACTGATCGTCGATGACGAACCGCTCATGCGGCTTTCGATGGTGGATGCGTTGGAAGAGGTGGGTTGTGAGGTGACGGCGGCGGCGACCGGGACGGAAGGGATGACCCTGCTCGGGACCAGGCAGTTCGATGTGGTGATTACCGATCTCCGCCTCCCCGGCGCAGACGGTCTGGCGATCTTGAAGACCTGCAAGGAGCGCAGCCCCGGCACGGAGGTCATTCTGATCACCGCCCATGCGTCGGTCGATACAGCTGTGGGCGCCATCAAGTTGGGCGCGTACGATTACATCACCAAACCCTTCCACATGGACGAATTGCTGGTCATCGTCGAGCGCGTCGGCAAAGTCGTGGGCTTGAGACGAGAGAATCTCCAGTTGAAGGAGGAACTGGCGGATCGGTTCAGCTTCGGCGGAATCCTGGGGGCTCATCCTCACATGCGGGCGTTGCTCGAAAAGATCAAGGTAGTCGCCTCGACCGAATCCCCGGTTCTGCTGATCGGGGAGCCGGGCACGGGAAAAGAACTGGTTGCCCATGCCATTCATTTGCACAGTCCTCGGCGAGATCAACCCTTGCTCAAGGTGAGCTGTGGCGATTTGCCGGAGCCGTTGCTGGAGGCCGAACTGTTCGGGCATGAAAAGGGCGCATCACCCTCGACGCCGAGACGCCGACGTGGACGGTTGGAATTGGCCCATCGCGGGACGCTCCTTCTAAAACATATCGAGGCCTTGCCGCTCCGATTGCAGGCGAAGCTGGTGCGGGTTCTGCAGGAAAAACGCTTCGAGCGTGTCGGCGGACGAGAGCCCGTCGAGGTGGATGTCCGGATCCTCGGCGCTGTGCCGCAGGAGCTGACCGAGGCCGTGGCCGACGGGCGGTTCCGTGCGGATTTGCATGCGGTCCTGGGAGCGGTGCAGTTCGTCATGCCGCCTTTGCGCGAGCGCCGGGAGGACGTGCTGATCATCGCCGAACAGGTAATGCAGGCGCAGTCGGCGAAGCTCGGCAAGGCCTTGGGCGGGATCGCCCCGTCCAGTCGGGACCTGCTGCTGCGATATTCCTTTCCCGGTAATGTCGGAGAATTGCAACGGATGATTGAACGCGCGGTCGGGCTGAGTCGCGAAGAGGAAGCTTTGCAGCCGTGGGATCTGTGCGGGTTTCAATCCTGTCCGTACCTTGGCGGTGCGCCGCAAGCGGATTGCGGTTTTTGCGCGGAGGGCTTGGCGGTCGAGATGAGAAAGACCGTCGCTCAGGCGCCCGCGACGCTCGCCTCGGCCCGCGATGAATTCGAGCGAGACTATATTCTTGGCGTCTTAAAGCAGGTGGGCGGCAGCCGTACCAGCGCTGCCGCCGTCCTCGGACTGTCTCGGAAGGCCTTATGGGATAAGTGTAAGCGCTACGGGATCCCTTCCGCCAAGGGGGAAGCGGAGGAACCCGAGGACTAG
- a CDS encoding PAS domain S-box protein, producing MLFWSRSHSLQRKIITAIVMVGLLPLGLSLVLTYLEERRALRETIGANFKETAVEAARRIEMQVTRGINEAQQLAATPFLRTSVTESNRTYVDKDEKTVQSMIKAWQQRWRQRDKQSEFPLFINRIVTNYLIRWHDIRKADYVGIFVTDNRGALVVSSIPQVEYYYGKTSWWQSVVKHGTGKVFVSDIFFDPAFGTHVVNVSAPLIDDEQHMAIGAVTILLRRDTLFHSVSEVTIGRTGHAMLLSSDGAPLICPILAPEEHTVRPELVAAIGANQAGWTTATNDSHGGQNSLVGFAPVRLGEHLTSDSLGGKRWVTFVRQDPEESFAPLSRLVLQVTVYGLGVFGVLWLTGLAVARRIARPISLLHEGVQRIGSGRLDQQLDLKTGDEIEQLADAFNKMASNLRVSFEQIEQRMDEVRRLEARYRDLIEHSPEMIYQLNKAGQFVHVNQTGLEKLGYSLEEMLHMRLWDLVPKGRETEVLAYLERLVSQGRSTMETVFVAADGHPIDVEIHATALFESGGGLVHSRAFVRDVTERRLLEEQIHRYTTQLEQAVNERTRQLVASQERYKALFDLVADSVFMVGEDGIIVAVNKREEQALGYSERQVVGSSILNVVEPQYHDEMESLLAKIRAGERQVPTQEMMVRDAGGRETPVEMDLILVRGSDHSWVMVQLRDITDRKRLERQMQTYQQELEAQVTERTREIEETKQYLQNLLENANDVIYTLDSEQCFTYVNSKILSWGYAKEDLLGRPYLILLSKRHRGRRLKSTLDIGVKQVYEVEVLTKSGETRSVMVSVSPLHGVGGEILGVLGIARDMTETKRLEQQIRNSEKLASVGKLAAGVAHEINNPLGGILNCLYNLRKGTLSPARRDEYVASMEDGLRRVQKIVRQLLDFSQQHNPELALADMNQVVNRVLLLTDHLFVPQGVRLETALAGDLPDIMIDRHMMEQVLMNLVLNAVQAMRTGGVLSIQTAVEGGDCVVRIRDSGCGISPSVLPRIFDPFFTTKNEGEGTGLGLSVSLGIVERHGGKISVDSEVGKGTTFTVSIPLTAERYAIGRFS from the coding sequence ATGCTGTTCTGGAGTCGGTCTCACAGCCTCCAACGAAAGATCATCACGGCAATCGTGATGGTCGGGCTCCTCCCACTGGGGCTGTCGCTCGTGTTGACCTACCTGGAAGAGCGGCGGGCGCTTCGGGAAACGATCGGCGCCAACTTCAAAGAAACCGCAGTGGAAGCCGCGCGGCGGATCGAAATGCAGGTCACCCGCGGCATCAACGAGGCTCAGCAGCTGGCCGCCACGCCGTTCCTCCGCACCTCCGTCACCGAATCCAACCGCACCTACGTGGACAAGGACGAGAAGACCGTCCAGTCCATGATCAAAGCCTGGCAACAACGCTGGCGGCAGCGGGACAAGCAGAGCGAATTTCCCCTGTTCATCAATCGTATCGTCACCAACTACCTGATTCGGTGGCATGACATTCGAAAGGCCGACTACGTCGGCATTTTCGTCACCGACAATCGCGGGGCGCTAGTCGTGAGTTCGATCCCGCAGGTCGAATACTATTACGGCAAGACGTCGTGGTGGCAGTCGGTCGTGAAGCATGGGACGGGCAAGGTGTTTGTCAGCGATATCTTCTTCGACCCTGCATTTGGCACGCACGTCGTCAACGTGTCCGCCCCCCTCATCGACGACGAGCAGCACATGGCGATCGGTGCGGTGACTATCCTGTTGCGACGGGATACGTTGTTCCATTCCGTGTCTGAAGTCACCATCGGGCGGACTGGTCATGCCATGCTGTTGAGTTCCGACGGCGCCCCGTTGATCTGCCCGATCCTGGCGCCTGAAGAGCATACGGTGAGGCCGGAATTGGTAGCCGCCATCGGGGCGAACCAAGCTGGCTGGACCACTGCGACCAATGATTCGCACGGCGGGCAGAATTCGCTCGTCGGCTTCGCCCCGGTCCGCCTCGGCGAGCATCTCACGTCGGATAGCCTTGGCGGCAAGCGCTGGGTCACCTTCGTTCGCCAAGACCCCGAGGAGTCGTTCGCCCCGCTCTCGCGGTTGGTGCTCCAGGTGACGGTCTATGGGCTCGGCGTCTTCGGAGTCCTATGGTTAACCGGGCTGGCCGTGGCGCGACGCATCGCCCGGCCGATCAGCCTGCTGCATGAAGGAGTGCAGCGGATCGGGAGCGGCCGCCTGGACCAGCAGCTCGACCTGAAGACCGGCGATGAGATCGAGCAATTGGCCGACGCCTTCAACAAAATGGCGTCCAATTTGCGCGTTTCCTTCGAACAGATCGAACAACGAATGGACGAGGTCCGTCGGCTGGAGGCGCGCTACCGCGATCTCATTGAGCACTCCCCCGAGATGATCTATCAGCTCAACAAGGCCGGGCAGTTCGTGCACGTGAACCAGACCGGGTTGGAAAAACTTGGGTATTCGCTGGAGGAAATGTTGCACATGCGTCTCTGGGATCTGGTGCCCAAGGGGCGGGAGACGGAGGTGCTGGCCTATTTGGAGCGGCTGGTGTCGCAGGGGCGCAGTACGATGGAAACGGTCTTCGTGGCGGCGGACGGTCATCCTATCGATGTCGAGATCCATGCCACGGCGTTGTTCGAGAGCGGCGGCGGGTTGGTGCATTCCCGCGCCTTCGTACGCGACGTCACGGAACGGCGGCTGCTCGAAGAGCAGATCCATCGCTACACCACCCAACTCGAACAGGCGGTGAATGAACGCACCAGACAGTTGGTCGCGTCCCAGGAGCGATACAAGGCGTTGTTCGATCTCGTGGCGGACTCCGTTTTCATGGTGGGGGAGGACGGGATCATCGTGGCGGTCAACAAGCGAGAGGAACAGGCTCTCGGCTATTCGGAACGGCAGGTGGTCGGAAGCAGTATCTTGAACGTGGTGGAGCCGCAGTACCATGACGAGATGGAGTCGCTCTTGGCCAAGATACGCGCCGGTGAGCGGCAGGTGCCGACCCAGGAGATGATGGTGCGCGATGCCGGCGGCAGGGAAACACCGGTCGAAATGGACCTGATTCTGGTCCGCGGCAGCGATCACTCGTGGGTGATGGTCCAGTTGCGCGACATTACCGATCGCAAGCGGCTCGAGCGGCAAATGCAGACCTATCAGCAGGAATTGGAAGCGCAAGTCACCGAACGGACCCGCGAGATCGAGGAGACGAAACAGTATCTGCAAAACCTGTTGGAGAATGCCAACGATGTGATTTACACCCTGGACAGTGAACAGTGTTTTACCTATGTCAACAGCAAGATTCTGTCGTGGGGATATGCTAAGGAAGATCTCCTGGGGCGTCCGTACCTCATCCTGTTATCCAAGCGGCATCGGGGCCGTCGGCTGAAATCGACTCTGGATATCGGAGTCAAACAGGTGTATGAGGTCGAGGTGTTGACCAAGTCGGGCGAGACGCGCTCCGTCATGGTCAGTGTCTCGCCGTTGCATGGGGTGGGCGGAGAGATTCTCGGCGTGCTCGGCATCGCCCGGGACATGACGGAGACGAAGCGGCTCGAACAACAAATCAGGAACTCGGAAAAACTGGCGTCCGTCGGGAAACTTGCCGCCGGCGTGGCTCACGAGATCAACAACCCGTTGGGCGGCATTCTCAACTGCCTGTACAACTTGCGTAAGGGGACGCTTTCGCCGGCGCGGCGTGACGAATATGTCGCCTCGATGGAAGACGGATTGCGGCGGGTTCAGAAGATCGTGCGGCAGTTGTTGGATTTTTCCCAGCAGCACAATCCCGAATTGGCGCTCGCCGATATGAACCAGGTCGTCAACCGGGTCTTGCTGTTGACCGATCATCTGTTCGTTCCTCAAGGTGTGCGGTTAGAGACGGCGTTGGCCGGCGATTTGCCGGACATTATGATCGACCGCCACATGATGGAGCAGGTCTTGATGAACCTCGTGCTCAATGCCGTCCAAGCCATGCGAACGGGCGGTGTCTTATCCATTCAGACTGCGGTCGAGGGTGGGGATTGCGTGGTACGCATTCGTGATTCGGGCTGCGGGATTTCCCCATCGGTCTTACCGCGCATTTTCGACCCATTCTTTACGACCAAGAACGAGGGGGAGGGGACCGGGCTTGGGTTGTCGGTCAGTCTGGGTATCGTGGAGCGGCATGGTGGAAAAATCAGCGTTGACAGCGAAGTGGGAAAAGGCACGACGTTCACCGTCTCGATCCCGCTGACGGCCGAACGGTACGCCATCGGGAGGTTCTCGTGA
- a CDS encoding molecular chaperone TorD family protein — MDYLQCGEFVEDGRAALEGLRVALDGIGGDRAVQKIALMKKQFDQIEKLVAAECVNWQIGDLQAEHRRVFTNVITLDCPPYETLFGNDHVFAQSHVMGDIAGFYKAFGVELSKDVHERLDHLSVELEFMHFLTYKESYSRCHDGMEKTDIVVDAQKKFVKNHIGRWVPLFCRMLAKKSDTGLFKLIADCMSEWMDFEVAYLGVTVQPYSEADYRPATFNAPEGQTYECGAQDKGNELSMLLSEVGAQSFMDQKTKEKDDEGGQGPVGTA; from the coding sequence TTGGATTATCTGCAATGTGGTGAATTCGTCGAAGATGGACGCGCAGCCCTTGAGGGGTTACGTGTGGCGCTGGACGGGATCGGTGGAGATCGTGCAGTCCAAAAGATTGCCTTGATGAAAAAGCAGTTCGACCAAATAGAAAAGTTGGTTGCGGCTGAATGCGTCAATTGGCAAATCGGCGACCTTCAGGCGGAACACCGCCGTGTCTTCACCAATGTCATCACCCTGGATTGTCCGCCCTACGAAACCCTCTTTGGAAACGATCACGTGTTTGCCCAGTCGCACGTCATGGGGGACATTGCAGGATTCTATAAGGCATTCGGAGTGGAGTTGTCGAAGGATGTGCATGAGCGGCTCGACCATCTCAGCGTTGAGCTGGAATTTATGCACTTCCTCACCTACAAAGAGTCGTACTCGCGCTGCCACGATGGTATGGAAAAGACCGATATCGTCGTCGATGCGCAAAAAAAGTTCGTCAAAAACCATATTGGCCGCTGGGTCCCGTTGTTTTGCCGGATGTTGGCCAAAAAGTCAGACACCGGGCTGTTCAAATTGATTGCCGACTGCATGTCGGAGTGGATGGATTTTGAGGTCGCCTACCTCGGAGTAACCGTGCAGCCCTACTCCGAGGCGGATTACCGACCAGCTACCTTCAATGCTCCGGAAGGTCAAACCTACGAGTGTGGGGCGCAGGACAAAGGTAATGAGCTCAGCATGTTGCTGAGTGAAGTCGGGGCCCAATCCTTCATGGACCAAAAGACGAAAGAAAAGGACGATGAAGGGGGGCAGGGTCCCGTTGGAACTGCGTAG
- a CDS encoding WD40 repeat domain-containing protein codes for MSNHGTIPSTPPVAPAAPTQGNSTSTPPTVDYLEYWRAGLRELKTFRGHSHGVWAVAYAPDGQTIVSGGVDRYIRVWDIETGRLLRSLRGHTADIRALVFTPDGRTLASGSEDRTIRLWNPKTGEPTKLLFTRYDHNVCSLSLSPDGLMLARGSHNKDIKIWEVTTGTDLMTLLGKDQYDHHWSVCVAFSPDGIHLASGSDIGKIRIWEVLPSGEEKILHNGHWEESMEDSTETRGYFIEDDGGFQKPMEYWIGAMTFTPDGKILITGSRDTTIRFYEMPTMNELRILRGHGGWVRALAVSPDGKVLVSAGDDNSIRFWDIATGRNFRTDKTHGGAVRGIAFSPDGLRLASASWDRTVKLWEGGPEQDA; via the coding sequence ATGAGCAATCACGGCACTATCCCTTCCACACCCCCTGTCGCCCCCGCGGCGCCGACGCAGGGTAATTCGACCTCCACACCGCCGACGGTGGATTATCTGGAATATTGGAGGGCGGGCCTGCGCGAGCTGAAGACCTTCCGCGGCCATTCCCACGGCGTCTGGGCCGTTGCCTACGCGCCGGACGGACAAACCATCGTCAGTGGAGGGGTCGATCGCTACATCCGCGTGTGGGACATCGAAACGGGACGACTCTTGCGATCGCTGCGCGGCCACACCGCCGACATCCGCGCCCTGGTCTTCACACCGGATGGCCGAACGCTTGCCTCCGGAAGCGAAGACCGCACGATTCGACTGTGGAACCCTAAAACCGGCGAACCGACCAAATTGCTCTTTACCCGTTACGATCACAATGTCTGCAGTCTTTCCCTCTCGCCCGATGGCTTAATGCTGGCTCGTGGTAGCCACAATAAAGACATTAAGATCTGGGAGGTGACGACAGGCACCGACCTCATGACGCTTCTCGGCAAGGATCAATACGATCACCATTGGTCGGTCTGCGTCGCGTTTTCTCCCGACGGGATCCATCTGGCCAGCGGCTCCGATATCGGCAAGATCCGGATCTGGGAAGTGCTGCCCAGCGGCGAGGAAAAAATCCTTCACAACGGGCACTGGGAGGAGTCGATGGAGGACTCCACCGAAACCCGAGGTTACTTCATCGAGGATGACGGCGGGTTCCAAAAGCCGATGGAATACTGGATCGGCGCCATGACCTTTACGCCGGACGGGAAAATCCTCATCACCGGTAGCCGAGATACGACCATCCGCTTCTACGAAATGCCGACGATGAACGAGCTGCGCATTTTGCGTGGGCACGGTGGATGGGTTCGAGCCTTGGCCGTGTCTCCGGATGGAAAAGTATTGGTCAGCGCGGGGGACGATAATTCGATCCGCTTCTGGGACATTGCGACCGGAAGGAATTTCCGAACCGACAAGACCCATGGCGGGGCGGTGCGCGGAATCGCCTTTTCGCCGGATGGGCTTCGCCTAGCCAGCGCCTCGTGGGACCGTACCGTCAAGTTGTGGGAAGGCGGTCCCGAGCAAGACGCATGA
- a CDS encoding nitrite oxidoreductase, gamma subunit, translating into MQTRNKRLVFGILFSALIVGIMLTIGQVPLAVSQPVTIPVKAIKGAIPMDGANPIWEGVPGVIIPLSGQTITTPMHPNISVKSVFVKAVTNGKELGMRLDWADQTKNDTAIGPQDFRDQAAVMFPVNTAGAPPFQCMGQSGGTVNIWRWNAEWQKDIGKDSAGIWDVDDQYPGIFWDYYFEEPAGGVTYPDRIGRSLGPFNSGIWSGNIMSDPTLRVSSVEDLNANGFSTLTTQAHQDVIGNGVWEPSGSVKGGCCVGPTWRIVLKRTLETGDANDTQFKAGASVPIAFAVWDGSNIERNGMKALSTWFTLKMP; encoded by the coding sequence ATGCAGACACGCAACAAGCGTTTGGTGTTTGGCATTCTGTTCTCTGCGCTGATCGTCGGCATTATGTTGACGATCGGGCAGGTGCCCCTCGCGGTCAGCCAACCGGTGACCATTCCCGTGAAGGCGATCAAGGGGGCAATCCCGATGGACGGTGCAAACCCCATTTGGGAAGGAGTGCCGGGCGTCATCATCCCATTGAGCGGCCAGACCATCACGACTCCGATGCACCCGAACATCTCGGTGAAGTCGGTGTTTGTGAAGGCGGTCACCAACGGGAAGGAATTGGGGATGCGCCTTGATTGGGCGGATCAGACCAAGAACGACACCGCGATCGGTCCTCAAGATTTCCGTGACCAAGCGGCTGTCATGTTCCCGGTCAACACGGCTGGCGCTCCGCCGTTCCAGTGTATGGGACAGTCCGGCGGTACGGTCAACATTTGGCGATGGAATGCTGAGTGGCAAAAGGATATCGGGAAGGACAGCGCCGGTATCTGGGACGTGGACGATCAATATCCCGGCATCTTCTGGGACTACTATTTCGAAGAGCCGGCCGGTGGGGTGACCTATCCGGATCGTATCGGTCGCAGCCTTGGGCCATTCAATTCCGGCATTTGGTCCGGAAACATCATGTCTGACCCGACCCTGCGCGTCAGCTCCGTTGAGGACTTGAACGCCAATGGGTTCAGCACCTTGACCACCCAGGCCCATCAGGACGTGATCGGCAACGGTGTGTGGGAGCCTTCAGGCTCTGTCAAGGGTGGTTGCTGTGTCGGCCCGACCTGGCGCATCGTGTTGAAGCGGACGCTCGAGACTGGTGATGCGAATGACACTCAGTTCAAAGCGGGTGCGTCTGTGCCAATCGCTTTCGCGGTGTGGGATGGTTCGAACATTGAACGAAACGGTATGAAGGCTCTCTCCACGTGGTTCACGCTGAAGATGCCGTGA